The Syngnathus acus chromosome 3, fSynAcu1.2, whole genome shotgun sequence genome includes a window with the following:
- the brd7 gene encoding bromodomain-containing protein 7 isoform X4, translating to MGKKHKKHKSDKHAYEEYAERPLKLVLKVSGNEVTTGSSSRDTFYDDQSPDCDKTKDKKKKKKKDKERNCGTPDSDKGKKKVIKKKKGQDGDGEDERENCRTPIRSELDKLEAEKEQTPLQEALNQLIRQLQRKDPSAFFTFPVTDLIAPGYSAIIRQPMDFSTMKDKVKKQCYTSLDELKMDFRTMCENAMAYNKPETIYHKAARKLLHSGMKILSKERLESLKQSIEFMSGLSPSDKATGKCQGQGLPCLVTKREASTESSERSQTPGTPRPDKDAKEEEAEKELAEIRKVIEESGGKLSNRVLQCDLELSRQRQCDGSTTLAFVNPADPSAGEAGYCPVKLGMMSTRLQSGVNCLQGFREDKRNRITPVCYMNYGPFTSYAPAYDSSFSNVSKDDSDLIYSLYGDESSLQGSDSLSEFLSKSDEYVYKMADNLLDALTNGEHSKTLKETESQVEELSQEDKADTEAFQPDTGCSKTEPLAADELPGGIRKKKKRQHE from the exons atggGAAAGAAACACAAGAAACACAAGTCGGATAAACACGCATATGAAG aatATGCAGAGAGACCACTCAAGCTGGTCCTAAAGGTCTCCGGCAATGAGGTGACCACTGGGAGCTCCAGTCGGGACACTTTTTATGATGACCAGTCGCCGGACTGCGATAAGACcaaagacaagaagaagaagaaaaagaaggacaAAGAGAGGAACTGTGGAACACCTGACAGCGACAAAGGAAAGAAGAAG GTGATCAAAAAGAAGAAGGGCCAAGATGGGGATGGAGAAGATGAACGGGAAAACTGCAGGACTCCCATCCGATCGGAGCTGGATAAACTGGAAG cagaaaaagaacaaactccCCTACAGGAAGCGTTGAACCAGCTGATCAGACAGCTCCAAAG GAAAGATCCCAGCGCGTTTTTTACCTTCCCCGTGACGGATCTGATTGCTCCGGGCTACTCGGCCATCATCAGGCAGCCAATGGACTTCAGCACCATGAAAGACAAAGTCAAGAAACAATGCTACACTTCTTTGGACGAGCTCAAG ATGGACTTCAGGACAATGTGCGAGAACGCCATGGCCTACAACAAGCCCGAAACCATCTACCACAAAGCCGCTCGCAAGCTGTTGCACTCGGGCATGAAGATCCTCAGCAAG GAGCGTCTGGAGAGCCTAAAGCAGAGCATTGAGTTCATGTCCGGTCTGAGTCCGTCTGACAAGGCCACCGGGAAGTGTCAGGGTCAAGGGCTGCCCTGCTTGGTGACCAAAAGAGAAGCCAGCACAGAGAGCAGCGAGCGCTCGCAGACACCAGGCACACCCAG ACCAGACAAGGAcgccaaagaagaagaagctgaaaaagAGCTGGCGGAAATCCGCAAGGTCATCGAAGAGTCTGGCGGGAAACTGTCCAACCGAGTGCTTCAGTGCGAC TTGGAATTAAGCAGGCAGAGGCAGTGTGATGGCTCCACCACTCTGGCTTTTGTCAACCCAGCCGATCCTTCTGCTGGAG AGGCGGGATATTGCCCCGTCAAACTGGGCATGATGTCCACCCGTCTGCAAAGCGGCGTTAACTGCCTCCAGGGCTTCCGGGAGGACAAGAGAAACCGCATCACACCag TGTGCTACATGAACTACGGGCCATTCACGTCTTACGCGCCCGCCTACGACTCCAGCTTCTCCAATGTTAGTAAGGACGACTCAGACCTCATCTACAGCCTCTACGGGGACGAGTCCAGCCTCCAGGGCTCGGACAG CTTGTCAGAGTTTCTGTCCAAGTCGGATGAGTACGTCTACAAAATGGCCGATAACCTTCTGGATGCCCTGACCAACGGCGAGCATTCAAAAACGCTGAAGGAGACGGAATCA CAGGTGGAGGAGCTGTCACAAGAGGACAAAGCTGACACAGAA